CTCTCGGGGTTGATTCAGGCGCAAAAAGTTCTTGCCGGGGTGAAGGGGATCAGTTTTAATACCTTTACGGATCGCGATGTCGTCCGCCATCCGATCGTGCAGGCGATCGTTCAGGCTTATGATCGTGCCGCGATGACTTCAGAGCCATGAAAAATCCTCCGGAAGTTCCCGAAACCCACCGTCCGGTAATCAGCTGGACGACCCCGATTCCCGTTCTGAGTCGTGCAAGCGCTGTCCGCTACGGGATGCTCGTCCTTTTAGCCCTCCTCTTAACGCTGATCATCCTTCCGCACCCGGCCCGCATCCCTTCGGATTTTTACCCGGGGGATATCGCCACCCACAACTACAAGGCTTCACGCGACCTGCTTTTGGAAGATCGCTTTCTGACCGAACAGAAGCGCAGCGAAGCTTATGATCAGGTCGAATTTTATTACGACTTTGACAGTCATTTCGGTGAAGACCTGGTGGGGCGATTGGTTCAGGTCGGCTTAAGTCTGGAGCTTCAAGACAAAGAGAAGGCGCCCGCCACAGAGCACGAGAATATTCTCGGTTTTGTCGCGAGTAAAGAGGAGCTGGCGCTGTTGCAGCAGTTTGCCGACAATGAAGCCTGGCGGGCGGCAGTGCATCGGGCGGTTGTCGTCCCTTACAATGCCCTGGTCGTTGAAAATCTCCCGGCTTTTCAAAGCGACCGTGCCAAGGGGGTGGTGCTGCGCGATCTTCAGGGCAATATCCCGGAATCGAAACTCGGCAATCGCCTGGTAATTGATCTGCAGGAGTTGCGCGGCGAGATCAAGGGGCGGCTGGCAGAGCTGCGGACGATTCCCCTGAAACAGCGGCGGTTGCTCAGCGCGATGGTCGAAAAGATGCTTCGCCCCAATCTCACCTTTAATCGTGGTGAGACCGAACTGCGCCGCAAGGCAGCGGTCGATGCCGTCAATCCCGCCCTCTTTCAGATCAAACGCGGCGAGATGATCGTGCGGGTCGGAGAGCGTATCTCCGAGGAGCAACTTCGCAAACTCAAGGCGATTGCCTCGCACTCCGGCGATTATGCCGCATCCGTGCGCACGACCATCGGTTTGATGCTCTTGACCATCCTCCTCCTCTTTGCCGTGCATCGCTTTGGCAAGCTTAATATTCGCAAGTATCGCCCGAACAATCGCGATCTTCTCTTCCTTTCGATCTTTTTTGTGGTCTTCTTTCTGCTGGTCAAGATTGCTCTGGTCGTCTCCTCCACCCTGGATGCCGCTTTCCCCAATATCGAACCCGAGACCTTTTACTATCTCTTTCCCTTTGCTGTCGGCGCCATGGTCGTCCGCATCGTCCTGAATTCGGAAGTTGCCCTCATCTTCAATATCCTCGCGACCCTGCTCCTCGGGGTTCAATTCGGGGCGGCACCGATCCTCCTCTTTGTCTTTATCGGCGGGGTGACGGCCGCACATCGCGTCCGTCGCTGTAAAGAGCGCTCGGTCATCTATCGGGCGGGTCTTTATGTTGGACTGATCAACGCTTGTGCCGTCTTTTTTCTTGCCCTCCTTGCCGGGCGCCCCTTGAGCGAACAGACCCTGTGGGGGATGATCTTCGGTTTTTTTGGCGGACTCCTTTGTGCTGCGGTCACCACCGCCGTTATCCCGGTGATCGAGTCACTGTTTCGTTATACGACCGACATCAAGCTTTTGGAACTCGCCAATATGAATAATCCGCTGCTGCGCGAGTTGATGGTGCAGGCGCCGGGGACCTATCACCATTCGGTGATCGTCGGTAATCTCGTCGAAGCCGCGGCGGAATCGATCAATGCCAATCCTCTCCTGGCCAAAGTGGCGGCGTATTATCACGATATCGGTAAAATGAAAAAGCCTCTTTATTTTAGCGAGAATATGCGCGACGGCGAGAATCGCCACGACAAACTGGCGCCGTCGATGAGTGCCCTGATTATTGCCGCCCATGTCCGCGATGGTCTTGATCTCGCCAAAGAACACAAGCTTGGCGCGATGATCAAAGAGGTGATCGAACAGCATCACGGCACGGCGCAGATGCGCTTCTTTTATGATAAAGCGAAGCAGCAGCAGGGTCCGGATCTGCCGCCGCTCGATGAGCATGAATTCCGTTATCCCGGCCCCAAGCCCCAGACCCGGGAGGCAGCCCTGATCATGCTCGCAGATGCGGTTGAAGCGGCGAGCCGGACGCTGAAAAATCCGACCCCGGCACGCATTCAGGGGGCGGTGCAGAAGATCATCAATTACATCTTCACCGACGGCCAACTCGATGAATGTGAATTGACCCTGAAAGATCTGCATCTGATTGCAAAGAGTTTCAATCTGGTCCTGGCCGGCATTTATCACCACCGTATCGACTATCCGGAACCGGCCTTTAAAGAAACACAAAAAAGGAAGAGCAGTGAACATACAGATCGAGAACCGGCAAAAACAGCAGAAAATCAGCATTCCTCAACTCCGCAAAGTCGCCCGGAAGATATTAAGCGTCTCGGGATGTCCTGATGCCGAGCTGTCGATCCTCATCGTCGGCGACCGGCGCATTCGTCAGATCAATCGTGACTACCTGCAGCGCGACAAATCGACCAATGTCATCTCCTTTGCCCAGCAGGAAGGGGAGGCGATCGGCGCAGGCGGGCTTCTTTTGGGCGATGTGGTGATCTCGGCGGCGACAGCGGCCCGCGATGCTGCGGACGCCGGAGTCCCTTTTGTCAGCGAACTTTACTTTCTGTTATTGCACGGTATTCTTCACCTCCTCGGCTATGACCATGAACGCAGCGGCGCTGCAGAAGCGGCGCGGATGGAGGCGCGGGAGGAAGAGGTCTTTGCTATCCTGCGTGCCGAGTTCCCGGAGATCACAGCAAGTTCATGAAACCTTCGCGCTGGCTGGAGAGCGTCAACTGCGCTATTGAGGGGATCCTCTGGACCGCCCGTAGCCAGAAGCACATGCGCTGGCACTTTCTCAGTGCCGCTGCGGTCCTCTTTGCAGCGCTCTTCTTTAAGGTTCCGACCGTCGATTTTCTGCTTCTGACTCTGGCGATCACCGTTGTTCTCTTTGCCGAGATCATCAATACCGCGGTGGAAGTGGTCGTCGACCTTGTCAGTCCCGATTTTCATCCTCTCGCCAAACAGGCCAAGGATGTCGCCGCCGGAGCGGTTCTCCTTGCCACTTGCGGGGCGGCGGTGGTCGGTTATGTTGTCTTTTCCTCCCGTATCTTCTCCGCAGTGCCGGGGAAAGAGCGGATGATTGCCGATGTCCCCGGCGATGTTGCGGTGGTTTCGATCCTGATCGTGACGATCGCCGTGATTTTGCTCAAGGCGCACTTTGCCAAGGGGAGACCGCTGCACGGCGGCATGCCGAGCGGTCACGCTGCGGTCGCTTTTGCTATCGCCGTCGCTATCGTTTTTTCCGGTGCAACCCTGATTATTGACCTTTGCGCCTTTACTTTGGCAGCTATGGTCAGCCAGAGCCGGCTGTTGATGAAGATTCATACTCTAGGAGAAGTCCTCTTCGGCGCTCTGCTCGGGAGTTGTCTCGCTCTGTTTTTACATTTACTGCTCTAATATCCTAACTTTCAAAGGAGAAGCCAACGTTGGAAAGTGACAGTCCCACCCCCAAATTATCCCCGCTCAGTATCTTGTTCAGTCGCATCTTTTTCGGCCGGCCGCGCCGGGCGCGCACCGGTGAAGAGCTGCAGGAACTCATCGAAGAATCAGAAGCAAACGGCATCCTCAATGAAGAAGAAGGGGAGATGCTCCACTCCATCCTCGAATTCGGCGACATGATTGTCCGTCAAGTCATGGTCACCCGGACCGACATGGTCATCTGCCCGATCACCGCCAACCTCTCCCGCCTCCTCGAATTGATCAACTCCAGCGGTCATTCACGTATCCCCATCTTCGAAGGGAACACCGACGGTATCGTCGGCATCGTTTATGCCAAGGACCTGCTCCGTTACTGGGGGGCTAATGATGACACCCTGACCATTGCCGCGGTCATGCGCACCCCTTTTTATGTGCCGGAGACCAAGGCGGTGGAGGATCTTCTTCAGGACTTCCGCAGCAAGCGGGTGCATATGGCGATCGTTATTGACGAATATGGCGGCACTTCAGGCTTGGTGACGATCGAGGATCTGCTCGAAGAGATCGTCGGCGATATTCAGGATGAATTCGACCGAGAAGAGGATTGGCTGATCGTCGAAGAGGATGGCGGTGTTTTGGTCGATGGCCGGCTCAATATTGCCGATCTTGAAGAATATTTCGATCTGGAGATCCCCCGCGACAAATTCGATACGGTCGGCGGCTATCTGGTCAATCTCAACGGCCAAGTGCCGGCCTGCGGTGAATTTTTTACAGACAGCGGCCTGAGCCTGGAGGTCGTTGCCGCTGACCAGCGCAAAGTTTCCAAGGTACGTATCCGCCGCTTCACCGAAAGTCCGGTTGCGGAGATTTACGAATAATGTGGCGTTCCCTGGCCGCCCTGCCGTGGCGGATACTCTTCACTTCGACCTTGGCCGGCCTCCTGCTGGCATTGGCATATCCGCGCCCGGACTTTGCCGCCATCGCCTGGGTCGCTTTAGTCCCCCTCTGTCTGTGTCTGCATGCCCGCCCATTCTGGTCCGGTTTCGCCGCCGGCCTCGGTTTTTTCGGCCTGGTCCTGTACTGGCTGAACATTGTCATGGTCACCTTTGGCCATCTTCATCCCCTCCTTTCGCTTGTTTGCTATCTCATGCTCGTCGCTTATCTTGCCCTCTTCTTTGCCGGCGTGACCTGGGGGACGGCTTACCTGCAGCGCCGCCTCAATCTCTCCAGTGCTTTGACCTTTCCTGTCCTTTGGGTGGCGCTGGAATATCTCCGTGCGCATGCTCTGACCGGTTTTCCCTGGGCGCTCCTCGGTTATTCACAACAGAGCTGGCTGCAGGCGATCCAGTCGGCGGATCTCTTCGGCGTTTACGGCCTCAGTTACCTGCTCGCCTTGGTTAATGTCACTGTCGCCCTGATGATCGTCGCCCTGCGCCAGCACCGGCAGATGCCGCGTCTTGCGGTTGCCGCGTCGATCCTCCTCTTTAGCGCCAATCTCCTGTACGGCTACCTGAGTTTGCAGGAGAATTCGGCCGAACGCGAGCAGACCCTGACGACGACGCTGGTGCAGGGGAATATCGATCAGTCGATCAAGTGGGATCCGGCCTTTGTCCAGTCGACCGTCGAACGCTACCGTGATCTCTCCCTGTCCGCTGCCAGTGAATATAAATCCGAACTGATCGTCTGGCCGGAAAGCGCCACCCCCTTTTATTATCAGGATAAGAACCCCCTCGGTGAGGAAGTGCGGCAGGTGGCGATCAACAGCCAGGCAGCGCTCCTCTTCGGCAGCCCGGCCTACGAAAAACGCGCCGACGGACGTTGGCACTTTCTCAACAGTGCCTTCCTCCTCGGCAGCAAGGGTGAGACCCTCGGTCGCGGCGACAAGGTTCATCTCGTTCCTTTTGGCGAGTATGTGCCGCTCAAGAAGATCCTCCCCTTTGTTAACAAGCTCGTCGAAGGGATCGGCGACTTCTCGGCCGGTATCATTCAGCCGCTGCGTCTCGGCGAACATCGCATCGGTATCCTTGTCTGCTACGAAGGGATCTTCCCGGAGTTGGCCCGCGCTTATGTGAATCAGGGGAGTGATCTCCTTGTCAACGTCACCAACGATGCCTGGTACGGTCAATCCTCCGCCCCCTTTCAACACCTCTCCATGGCGCGTTTCCGGGCCATTGAAAACCGTATCTGGCTGGTGCGGGCGGCCAATACCGGGATCAGCGCCTTTATCGATCCCACCGGCCAGATCATCGGCGCGACGCCGATCTTCGTCACCCTCTCCACCACCGCCAAGGTCGGTCTCGGCAGTCGGCCGACCCTGTATCGCAGCATCGGCGATACCCTGTCGCTTGCCTTTCTGTTGCTTTGCGCCTACTGGTTCTGGTGTGCCTGGCGCCGTCCGCGCTTGAGCTGATGATGAGCAAGGAGATTTTATGGCGGATTTGACCGCAATTTACCAAGCATCCCTGGCCAAATGGGGCGTTGAAGGACAATACGA
This genomic window from Deltaproteobacteria bacterium HGW-Deltaproteobacteria-4 contains:
- a CDS encoding phosphohydrolase, whose amino-acid sequence is MKNPPEVPETHRPVISWTTPIPVLSRASAVRYGMLVLLALLLTLIILPHPARIPSDFYPGDIATHNYKASRDLLLEDRFLTEQKRSEAYDQVEFYYDFDSHFGEDLVGRLVQVGLSLELQDKEKAPATEHENILGFVASKEELALLQQFADNEAWRAAVHRAVVVPYNALVVENLPAFQSDRAKGVVLRDLQGNIPESKLGNRLVIDLQELRGEIKGRLAELRTIPLKQRRLLSAMVEKMLRPNLTFNRGETELRRKAAVDAVNPALFQIKRGEMIVRVGERISEEQLRKLKAIASHSGDYAASVRTTIGLMLLTILLLFAVHRFGKLNIRKYRPNNRDLLFLSIFFVVFFLLVKIALVVSSTLDAAFPNIEPETFYYLFPFAVGAMVVRIVLNSEVALIFNILATLLLGVQFGAAPILLFVFIGGVTAAHRVRRCKERSVIYRAGLYVGLINACAVFFLALLAGRPLSEQTLWGMIFGFFGGLLCAAVTTAVIPVIESLFRYTTDIKLLELANMNNPLLRELMVQAPGTYHHSVIVGNLVEAAAESINANPLLAKVAAYYHDIGKMKKPLYFSENMRDGENRHDKLAPSMSALIIAAHVRDGLDLAKEHKLGAMIKEVIEQHHGTAQMRFFYDKAKQQQGPDLPPLDEHEFRYPGPKPQTREAALIMLADAVEAASRTLKNPTPARIQGAVQKIINYIFTDGQLDECELTLKDLHLIAKSFNLVLAGIYHHRIDYPEPAFKETQKRKSSEHTDREPAKTAENQHSSTPQSRPEDIKRLGMS
- the ybeY gene encoding rRNA maturation RNase YbeY, giving the protein MNIQIENRQKQQKISIPQLRKVARKILSVSGCPDAELSILIVGDRRIRQINRDYLQRDKSTNVISFAQQEGEAIGAGGLLLGDVVISAATAARDAADAGVPFVSELYFLLLHGILHLLGYDHERSGAAEAARMEAREEEVFAILRAEFPEITASS
- a CDS encoding diacylglycerol kinase, which encodes MKPSRWLESVNCAIEGILWTARSQKHMRWHFLSAAAVLFAALFFKVPTVDFLLLTLAITVVLFAEIINTAVEVVVDLVSPDFHPLAKQAKDVAAGAVLLATCGAAVVGYVVFSSRIFSAVPGKERMIADVPGDVAVVSILIVTIAVILLKAHFAKGRPLHGGMPSGHAAVAFAIAVAIVFSGATLIIDLCAFTLAAMVSQSRLLMKIHTLGEVLFGALLGSCLALFLHLLL
- a CDS encoding HlyC/CorC family transporter, with the protein product MLFSRIFFGRPRRARTGEELQELIEESEANGILNEEEGEMLHSILEFGDMIVRQVMVTRTDMVICPITANLSRLLELINSSGHSRIPIFEGNTDGIVGIVYAKDLLRYWGANDDTLTIAAVMRTPFYVPETKAVEDLLQDFRSKRVHMAIVIDEYGGTSGLVTIEDLLEEIVGDIQDEFDREEDWLIVEEDGGVLVDGRLNIADLEEYFDLEIPRDKFDTVGGYLVNLNGQVPACGEFFTDSGLSLEVVAADQRKVSKVRIRRFTESPVAEIYE
- the lnt gene encoding apolipoprotein N-acyltransferase, which codes for MWRSLAALPWRILFTSTLAGLLLALAYPRPDFAAIAWVALVPLCLCLHARPFWSGFAAGLGFFGLVLYWLNIVMVTFGHLHPLLSLVCYLMLVAYLALFFAGVTWGTAYLQRRLNLSSALTFPVLWVALEYLRAHALTGFPWALLGYSQQSWLQAIQSADLFGVYGLSYLLALVNVTVALMIVALRQHRQMPRLAVAASILLFSANLLYGYLSLQENSAEREQTLTTTLVQGNIDQSIKWDPAFVQSTVERYRDLSLSAASEYKSELIVWPESATPFYYQDKNPLGEEVRQVAINSQAALLFGSPAYEKRADGRWHFLNSAFLLGSKGETLGRGDKVHLVPFGEYVPLKKILPFVNKLVEGIGDFSAGIIQPLRLGEHRIGILVCYEGIFPELARAYVNQGSDLLVNVTNDAWYGQSSAPFQHLSMARFRAIENRIWLVRAANTGISAFIDPTGQIIGATPIFVTLSTTAKVGLGSRPTLYRSIGDTLSLAFLLLCAYWFWCAWRRPRLS